A genome region from Anastrepha ludens isolate Willacy chromosome 3, idAnaLude1.1, whole genome shotgun sequence includes the following:
- the LOC128859362 gene encoding raf homolog serine/threonine-protein kinase Raf → MSSTSSTDDSGELFDPLAEELQNVQSVIHVTRENIDALNAKFANLQEPPPMYITEYQELTSKLHDLFVKEHELMEQLSCQQEEASQVDQKKNQPEYNNQTYHYQNQQQASHQHGQVASVDMTDSYAANSNNGSQCSTLTRPPKVLLRAHLPNQQRTSVEVVPGVRLRDALMKALKLRQLTPDMCEVTATDCGRIIIPWDTDIGSLMVEEIYVRLLDKFPIMTHISHQFIRKTFFSLAFCEGCRRLLFTGFYCNQCNFRFHQRCADKVPTLCQQFPMDNYYQRLLAQNPENSVGILHPGRNAILGQVRHPRTISQQDRSNSAPNVCINNIRPLTEAQRSLVQNHGPLQHPGSDHSNSTQASPTGTLKTIKRQRARSADESNKNLLSPRDGKGSEENWNIQAEEILIGPRIGSGSFGTVYKAHWHGPVAVKTLNVKTPSPVQLQAFKNEVAMLKKTRHCNILLFMGCVSKPSLAIVTQWCEGSSLYKHIHVNETKFKLNTLIDIGRQVAQGMDYLHAKNIIHRDLKSNNIFLHEDLSVKIGDFGLATAKTRWSGEKQANQPTGSILWMAPEVIRMQEQNPYSFQSDVYAFGIVIYELLAECLPYSHINNKDQILFMVGRGLLRPDMTKVRSDAPQALKRLAEDCIKFDRNDRPLFRPLLNMLENMLRAMPKIHRSASEPNMTQTQLHSEDFYQCPSPKTPVNFSNFQFYNSAGNI, encoded by the exons ATGTCTAGTACCTCCTCAACAGACGACAGTGGCGAATTATTTGATCCACTTGCTGAAGAACTGCAGAATGTTCAATCTGTCATACATGTTACTCGGGAAAATATTGATGCACTGAACGCAAAGTTTGCCAATCTGCAAGAACCACCCCCAATGTACATCACAGAGTACCAAGAGCTCACTTCAAAGCTACACGACCTTTTCGTAAAAGAACACGAGCTTATGGAGCAATTAAGTTGCCAACAAGAAGAAGCTAGTCAAGTtgatcagaaaaaaaatcagcCCGAATATAATAATCagacataccattaccagaacCAACAGCAAGCCTCTCATCAGCATGGACAGGTAGCATCGGTTGATATG ACGGATAGTTATGCTGCCAACAGCAATAATGGCAGCCAATGTAGTACATTGACACGCCCACCGAAAGTATTGTTACGTGCACATTTACCTAATCAACAGCGAACATCAGTAGAAGTGGTACCCGGTGTTCGATTACGTGATGCGCTTATGAAGGCACTAAAATTACGTCAGCTGACTCCAGATATGTGTGAAGTTACGGCAACGGATTGTGGGCGTATTATCATTCCATGGGACACTGACATAGGCTCGTTGATGGTGGAAGAGATATATGTGCGCTTGTTGGATAAATTTCCAATAATGACACATATTTCACATCAGTTCATACGGAAGACTTTCTTTTCCTTAGCTTTTTGCGAGGGTTGTCGCCGACTGCTTTTCACTGGTTTCTACTGCAATCAATGTAATTTCCGGTTTCATCAAAGATGTGCTGATAAAGTACCTACACTCTGCCAGCAATTTCCTATGGATAACTACTATCAACGCCTGTTGGCACAGAACCCAGAAAACTCCGTTGGTATATTGCATCCGGGAAGGAATGCAATATTGGGTCAAGTAAGGCACCCGCGTACTATAAGTCAGCAAGATCGGTCGAACTCTGCACCCAATGTATGTATAAACAACATAAGACCATTAACGGAGGCACAACGGAGTTTAGTGCAAAATCACGGTCCTCTACAG CATCCAGGTAGCGATCATTCCAATTCGACACAGGCTTCACCCACTGGTACATTAAAAACCATAAAGCGACAAAGGGCGCGTTCTGCAGATGAGAGCAATAAAAATCTGTTGTCGCCCCGCGACGGAAAGGGTTCTGAAGAAAATTGG aatattcaagCTGAGGAGATTTTGATTGGTCCAAGAATCGGTTCTGGATCCTTTGGAACAGTGTACAAAGCCCATTGGCACGGCCCAGTCGCTGTGAAAACGTTGAATGTAAAAACGCCGAGTCCTGTGCAGTTGCAGGCGTTCAAAAATGAAGTGGCCATGCTAAAAAAGACTCGACATtgtaacattcttttgtttatgGGCTGTGTCTCGAAACCCTCGCTAGCAATTGTAACACAATGGTGTGAAGGTTCCAGTCTTTATAAGCATATACATGTTAATGAAACCAAATTTAAACTTAACACATTAATTGACATCGGTCGGCAGGTGGCACAGGGTATGGACTACCTTCATGCAAAAAATATCATCCACAG agatCTCAAGTCCAACAACATATTTTTACATGAAGACCTGTCAGTAAAAATAGGGGATTTCGGCTTGGCTACTGCAAAGACACGATGGTCTGGCGAAAAGCAGGCCAATCAACCAACAGGCAGTATTTTATGGATGGCACCTGAAGTGATACGTATGCAAGAACAGAACCCGTACTCTTTCCAATCAGATGTGTATGCTTTTGGCATAGTTATATATGAACTATTAGCTGAATGTTTGCCATATAGCCACATTAATAATAAGGATCAGATATTATTTATGGTTGGACGAGGACTGCTTCGACCAGATATGACTAAAGTACGTTCAGACGCCCCACAGGCTTTGAAACGTCTGGCTGAAGATTGCATTAAATTCGATCGAAACGATCGTCCGCTATTTCGCCCGCTATTAAATATGCTGGAAAATATGTTACGAGCAATGCCGAAAATTCATCGCAGTGCCAGTGAGCCAAATATGACTCAAACGCAGTTGCATAGCGAAGACTTCTATCAATGTCCTAGTCCCAAAACTCCGGTTAACTTCAGTAATTTCCAGTTCTACAACAGTGCTGGCAATATCTAG
- the LOC128856768 gene encoding pre-mRNA-splicing factor 38B isoform X2, giving the protein MDEEYHQQHSAAKKIGKQHNTLPLWGNEATMNLNPLILANIQGSSYFKVHLFKLKTYHEVVDEIYYQVKHMEPWERGSRKTSGQTGMCGGVRGVGAGGIVSTAYCLLYKLYTLRLTRKQVNGLLNHTDSPYIRALGRWIYVP; this is encoded by the exons ATGGATGAAG aatatcatcaacaacATTCGGCGGCGAAGAAGATCGGCAAGCAACATAACACTTTGCCGCTGTGGGGAAATGAGGCCACCATGAACTTAAACCCGCTTATTCTTGCGAATATACAGGGCTCAAGCTATTTCAAAG TGCACTTGTTCAAACTTAAGACTTACCATGAAGTTGTGGACGAGATTTATTACCAAGTGAAACACATGGAGCCTTGGGAGCGGGGATCACGAAAAACTTCTGGTCAAACCGGCATGTGTGGCGGA GTGCGAGGAGTCGGCGCTGGCGGTATAGTATCAACAGCATACTGCCTGTTATATAAGTTATACACACTTAGGCTGACCAGAAAGCAGGTTAACGGACTCCTAAATCACACAGATTCACCCTATATAAGGGCTCTAGGTAGGTG GATTTATGTACCTTAG
- the LOC128856768 gene encoding pre-mRNA-splicing factor 38B isoform X1, protein MDEEYHQQHSAAKKIGKQHNTLPLWGNEATMNLNPLILANIQGSSYFKVHLFKLKTYHEVVDEIYYQVKHMEPWERGSRKTSGQTGMCGGVRGVGAGGIVSTAYCLLYKLYTLRLTRKQVNGLLNHTDSPYIRALGFMYLRYTQPPADLYDWYEDYLQDEEEIDVKAGGGQTITIGQMVYQYLTKLDWFSTLFPRIPVPIQKQIEKKLEEYCRNNNISPQQLSSARNSASNSGAATFDYEDTGYDRRSGGASSSRSRLPPASSGNYRDEHDDRDHFANSVQPRRRDDSPSNEYQSSRDRDHHREKHKKKHKHKHHSRSRSRSPSRSERKRDLEYDRDRERERDRDRNRDRDYERRGRDYDDRRYR, encoded by the exons ATGGATGAAG aatatcatcaacaacATTCGGCGGCGAAGAAGATCGGCAAGCAACATAACACTTTGCCGCTGTGGGGAAATGAGGCCACCATGAACTTAAACCCGCTTATTCTTGCGAATATACAGGGCTCAAGCTATTTCAAAG TGCACTTGTTCAAACTTAAGACTTACCATGAAGTTGTGGACGAGATTTATTACCAAGTGAAACACATGGAGCCTTGGGAGCGGGGATCACGAAAAACTTCTGGTCAAACCGGCATGTGTGGCGGA GTGCGAGGAGTCGGCGCTGGCGGTATAGTATCAACAGCATACTGCCTGTTATATAAGTTATACACACTTAGGCTGACCAGAAAGCAGGTTAACGGACTCCTAAATCACACAGATTCACCCTATATAAGGGCTCTAG GATTTATGTACCTTAGATATACTCAACCGCCCGCAGATTTGTATGACTGGTATGAAGATTACCTGCAGGATGAGGAAGAGATAGATGTAAAGGCTGGCGGGGGACAG ACTATTACAATTGGACAAATGGTATATCAGTATCTTACCAAGTTAGATTGGTTCTCTACTTTATTTCCACGTATTCCGGTgccaatacaaaaacaaatagagaAGAAATTAGAGGAATATTGTCGAAACAACAATATAAGTCCACAACAGTTGAGTTCAGCAAGAAACTCTGCGTCCAATAGCGGAGCTGCGACTTTCGATTATGAGGATACTGGCTATGATCGGCGTAGCGGTGGCGCTAGTAGCAGTCGAAGTAGACTACCACCAGCTAGCAGTGGAAATTATCGTGACGAACATGATGACCGCGACCACTTCGCTAATAGTGTTCAACCTAGAAGGCGCGATGATTCCCCATCGAACGAATATCAAAGCAGTAGAGATCGAGATCATCATCGCGAGAAACATAAGAAAAAGCATAAGCATAAGCATCATTCTCGAAGTAGAAGCCGTAGTCCAAGTCGTAGTGAACGTAAAAGAGATTTGGAGTATGATCGTGACCGGGAACGTGAACGTGATCGAGAcagaaatagagacagagattaTGAACGTCGGGGCCGTGACTATGATGATCGACGTTACCGATAA
- the LOC128859363 gene encoding homeobox protein extradenticle: MEDPNRMMAHTGGMMAPQAYGMPGQDDGQNAGNENEVRKQKDIGEILQQIMSISEQSLDEAQARKHTLNCHRMKPALFSVLCEIKEKTVLSIRNTQEEEPPDPQLMRLDNMLIAEGVAGPEKGGGGAAAASAAAASQGSSLSIDGADNAIEHSDYRAKLAQIRQIYHQELEKYEQACNEFTTHVMNLLREQSRTRPITPKEIERMVQIIHKKFSSIQMQLKQSTCEAVMILRSRFLDARRKRRNFSKQASEILNEYFYSHLSNPYPSEEAKEELARKCGITVSQVSNWFGNKRIRYKKNIGKAQEEANLYAAKKAAGASPYSMAGPPSGTTTPMMSPAPPQDSMGYPMGSGGYDQQQYDNSMGGYDHTLHQDLSP, encoded by the exons ATGGAGGATCCCAATCGTATGATGGCACATACAGGTGGTATGATGGCCCCACAGGCATACGGTATGCCGGGTCAGGATGACGGCCAAAACGCTGGAAATGAAAATGAGGTACGTAAGCAAAAGGATATTGGCGAAATCTTGCAGCAGATCATGAGCATTTCGGAGCAGTCACTGGATGAAGCGCAGGCAAGAAAGCATACTTTAAATTGTCATCGTATGAAGCCGGCCTTGTTCTCCGTACTATGCGAGATTAAGGAGAAAACCG TCCTTTCTATTCGCAATACGCAAGAAGAGGAACCTCCAGATCCACAATTAATGCGTCTGGATAATATGCTAATTGCTGAGGGTGTTGCAGGACCAGAGAAAGGTGGCGGCGGAGCAGCAGCCGCTTCAGCAGCTGCAGCAAGTCAAG GATCTTCCTTGTCGATTGATGGCGCAGACAATGCTATTGAACATTCGGACTATCGTGCCAAGCTCGCACAAATTCGTCAGATATACCATCAAGAGTTGGAGAAATATGAGCAGGCTTGCAATGAGTTCACCACACATGTGATGAACTTACTTCGAGAACAAAGTCGGACCAG acCAATTACGCCTAAAGAAATTGAGCGAATGGTTCAAATTATTCATAAGAAATTCAGCTCTATACAAATGCAATTGAAGCAGTCCACATGTGAGGCTGTGATGATATTACGGTCTCGTTTCCTCGACGCTAGACGCAAACGCCGTAATTTCAGTAAGCAAGCTTCCGAAATCCTAAACGAGTATTTCTACAGTCATTTAAGCAATCCGTATCCATCGGAGGAAGCAAAAGAGGAGTTGGCGAGAAAGTGTGGAATAACT GTTTCGCAAGTCTCTAACTGGTTTGGTAATAAACGTATTCGTTACAAAAAGAATATAGGCAAGGCACAGGAAGAAGCCAATCTATATGCAGCTAAGAAGGCGGCTGGTGCTTCTCCATATTCAATGGCAGGGCCGCCCAGCGGTACTACAACACCCATGATGTCCCCAGCTCCACCACAGGATTCCATGGGGTATCCAATGGGTTCAGGCGGCTACGATCAACAGCAGTATGACAACAGTATGGGCGGTTATGATCATACTCTACATCAGGACCTTAGTCCTTGA